One window of Quercus robur chromosome 5, dhQueRobu3.1, whole genome shotgun sequence genomic DNA carries:
- the LOC126726194 gene encoding protein LIGHT-DEPENDENT SHORT HYPOCOTYLS 10-like yields the protein MSSERLNDSAEGSSRSTPQKQQQQQPPPAPPPLSRYESQKRRDWNTFGQYLRNQTPPVSLSQCNCNHVLDFLRYLDQFGKTKVHLHGCVFFGQPDPPAPCTCPLRQAWGSLDALIGRLRAAYEEHGGSPETNPFGNGAIRVYLREVKECQSKARGIPYKKKKKKRNQIKAEDPAKSSKQAA from the coding sequence ATGTCCAGTGAGAGACTAAACGATTCTGCAGAAGGGTCTTCACGATCTACCCCTCAGaagcaacagcaacagcaaccaCCACCAGCACCACCACCTTTGAGCCGCTACGAGTCGCAGAAGCGCCGAGACTGGAACACTTTTGGTCAGTACTTGAGGAATCAGACACCCCCAGTTTCTCTCTCACAGTGCAACTGCAACCATGTGCTTGACTTCCTTAGGTACCTTGACCAGTTCGGAAAGACCAAGGTTCATTTACATGGCTGTGTCTTCTTTGGTCAGCCTGACCCTCCTGCTCCTTGCACTTGTCCTCTCAGGCAAGCTTGGGGGAGCCTAGACGCGCTAATCGGACGCCTCAGAGCTGCCTATGAGGAACATGGTGGTTCACCGGAGACAAACCCGTTCGGAAATGGAGCTATTAGGGTGTATTTGCGTGAAGTTAAGGAGTGTCAATCTAAAGCAAGAGGAATTCcgtataagaagaagaagaagaaaaggaatcAAATTAAAGCCGAAGACCCAGCAAAGTCTTCCAAGCAAGCAGCTTAA